In the genome of Hevea brasiliensis isolate MT/VB/25A 57/8 chromosome 14, ASM3005281v1, whole genome shotgun sequence, the window ttttaattatcaattatcatataatttttagaaaaaGGGCAAGTAATAGAACTGAAAATTTTAATTCCTCTAAATTCTAAAGAGATATATAGACAAAATTAAATTCATGCACATTtttctaatttctttaaaaaaattaatttcatctttaGTTTTTAATCAAGTCTAAatctttgcttattaaattttttttaaagataaattattttcattctctctttttcttattttattttgattaaaagatttctaaaaaaagttaaaatatttttaaaaatataatttaaattctaaattaataaaattttcttacgatttttttatataaatcgcCCTTAAACCTCCTCTAAATTGCTTCTAAATCATCCTCTAAACCATCTTAAACCGTCTTTTTTGAAACTGTCCTTCAAATTATTCTAAACTGGGGCTCAAATCGAAATTGACAGTTCATAAATCGTCTTCTAAATTACCCCATGacgatttaatttatatttataatttcattgaaTCTAAATCGGTAGTTCAGAAATCAAAACTAACGGTAATTTTATTAACACACCTATTAACACGCCTCCCTTATCCGGACACCCATTTCTCTATCCAAATTAATCACAAAGCTTCCTCTTCCTCAACTAGCGTTAGTCTGAAACTGCTCCACATCCACCgtctcctctcttcctttctctttATGGCAGAAACAGCTTCTTTCCTAGTTTCCTCCAACCCATCTCCTACTCTACCGCAAAATATCACAACCATTAGAACAATAGCTGAATCACCTGGGCTCACCTCCATCCCCTCCGCGTACACCTTCACTCCCACTCCCCATGACCAAGTAGTTTCAGAGACACAAGTCTCACTTCCTGTCATTGATTACTCTCTTCTCACTTCAGGTACTCCTCATCAAAGGTCCAAAATCGTTCATGACCTTGGCAAGGCCTGCCAGAACTGGGGCTTCTTCTTGGTAAAAACTTCTCACAATTTTACCAACACATACATGCGTCTTTTCAGATTAATCTTCCATATTAATTATGTCGAAACTTTGATGAATTAATATCATCAGATGATCAACCATGGAGTACCAGAAAGCCTGGTTAGATCGATGATTGATGGTTGTAGAGGATTCTTTGATCTCCCTGAAGAGGAGAAGGAAGAGTACAGAGGGAAGCATGTGTTGGACCCAATAAGGTGTGGAACTAGCTTTAATGCTTCAGTGGAGAAGGTTTTCTTTTGGAAGGATTTTCTCAAGATTCTTTCACATCCTGTGTTTCACTCTCCCAGTAAACCTGCAGGCTTCAGGTAATTAGAAGCCTTTAACTCAGGGCCATATATAGTCTGCTGTAATAGGGAAGAAGATAAGAATGAATCTTGGTTGTGAGAAAATGCATATTTAGACAAGTAGAGTAACATTCCTGGTAAAATTGATTGCTGTTTCAGGAATTGAATTACCtattaaattttgtaaaatttaaccAAATTCTTTTGTCATTGTGTAACTCGGGCGGGACTTCAACTTGAGACTTCAcagtaaaaatattaattttaataagtcaGGTGATTCTGTTAATATAGTTGAAGTTTAATGACTATAGCTAAAATTAAGGTCATTAAATGAATTAGCATTTGTTAGGAAATATTAGCATATCAGGAATAATAACCGTTGATAATAACAGGACTGGTTTGTGAATGTTACATTATACCAAACAAACAGGAATACTATTGTCTTTttcttattggatttatgctcttTATGGATTCTATTCTAGATAGCTTCTTTCTGTTTTCTTCTGGTTAAAATATTCTAGTTAAGATGGgaattgagaagttaaattacaaTACCAGTAAGTGAAAggcctaaattattattttttgtttgaCTTTATTAATGCAGTGAGACTTCATTAGAGTACTCCAAAAGAGCTAGAGAAGTAGCAAGAAAGCTGCTAAAAGGAATATCAGAGAGCCTGGGATTGGAACCCAATTACGTAGAGAAGGCATTGAACTTGGAACAAGGTCTACAAGTGATTGCAGCAAACTTCTATCCACCTTGTCCACAGCCAGAACTTGCAATGGGCATGCCTCCTCATTCAGATCATGGACTCTTAACCTTTCTAATACATAATGGAATTAGTGGCCTTCAAGTGCAACATAAAGGGAAGTGGGTCAACATAAATGGCATCCCTAACTCCATTCTAGTTAACATTGGAGATCATCTTGAGGTGCATTTCCCATTATGCTTTCTTATAACACTCTTTTCTTTTATGAACTAACTTATTTTTATTACttcaatttttatttgaatttgggAAGTGTCAAATACACACAACCTTCTTCGTAAAGGAAACTGCTTCTGTGGTTTCAACTCGTGACTTCTTGATCATAAGAGAGATTTTACTATTACTAATACTCACCCTTTCCCAAAATCTGTAATGTGGAAGAAATTCTCATTCACTGTGATTTGTTTTCTTAATGTGCTGTTAGAGTCTGAACTCTGAACCTCATACAGTAAGAAACAGGAAGTGATCACTACTAGCCCAATTAGTGATGTCTTTTATTTATCCTCCTATCCTAGAACATCAAATGTTGAAATTCTTTTTATCAGGATCTCTGTTTATATTCTAACAATTTCATTTTTCTTGATAGATTTTGAGTAATGGGAAGTACAGAAGTGTTCTACACAGAGCAATGGTGAACAACAAAGCTACAAGAATATCCATAGCCATAGCACATGGACCATCACTGGATACAGTAGTTAGCCCAGCACCAGAGTTACTAGAAATTGAAAAGAAGGCAGCAGCATATATTGGCATAAAATACAAGGAATACTTGGAAATTCACCAAAGCAACAAGCTTGATGAGAAATGCAACTTGGATAGACTTCGAATTTAAGCTGTTTCATTAAAATATACTGTAAATAACTTGCATAGATACGTGCGTATGTGAGTGTaattatatgtgtgtgtgtgtaattcAAGGGGTGAGTATATCAATTATAATATTGTGACTCTTGCATTTAAGATATTTAGTGTATTTAGAAAACTTTTTTAAAAGATAATTGATAGTTGTCTTTTGTATTATCCCTAAATAGAACTGTTCAAATACAATTGTGCCATTTTTGCACTATAAAATAGTGCTAAGTACAATGTAATAACctaaatatttgtaattttaagTTTCAACACTATAGAATCATAATCTTTTAAgttgttttttcaaatttttttagctcttcttaagttattaaattaaaatttttagattatttattatttatttaaatatttcaataataaaataaatgatatgatGCAATAAGCTtataattacatatttattttaataatacataaatttataattatatatgtcACCCCCGTCACTAGCCTATAGAAACGGATGTAACCAGAAAAACTAGCAAAGTTTCCCTTAAATCTATAGTTAAAAGAAATTCAGAAACCCGTGAAAATACATCTGATGTGTAAAATATGGCATCTGTGCCCATCAACATAATTAGATACATTAATATTCATATACCCTCTCTGtgaggattaaaataaaatatttacagtTCAGAGCTTCTAGTTATTTTTATAGATGTACAGTAtactaaaacaaaataaatatccAAAAGAAATATATTGGCCCAATTTCTACTAGACTCTGTAGCTGGTGAAGTGGAAGAGAGGACAATACTGAAGAGAGGCTGCTAGTGGTGGAGTCAACAAAAagaatatgaaatatttaaaattaagagGGTGAGTACAACTACTCAGTTAGcagataaataaataacaaagggGAACATATAGGGTTTTAATACTTAATAGTACCAATTTTGCTATGTTAGAACATGTCAGctgaataaatatcatttaacCTAAATCATATAGCTAAACTGAAATAAAATTCATGCTGTAGTAATATCgctgaaataaatatattaaaatcacAAAGCCTGCAATATCCTCATACACTCGCAATATGCTTCTTGTAGATAATGCTGGCATTTCAAGTGCAACAACAAACTCTGGCAGCATGAGAGCAATGCTGGCATCTTGGGCTCTATAATGACACCATAATAACtcaagagcaataaaaatactaATCATACACATGTGCAAAGCTACCCCTAAAGGACGACCACCTTATATACGCCCCAAAAGCTATGTGTATATCAAGCGCTGTCCCAAATACAATATAAATAAAAGCTGAGCTAAGAATAATTCACTCGTTATCAAGGTGTTATCTATTCAGTGCATATGTTGAGTGTATTCGGTCATTTATTCAGCTATAATTATAAATCTCATTGTaacaaacaaaaaaaataaaataaattaataaaaataaataaattaattaattaaacattaaatttaaaatttttccaggAATGAATCTAGACAACATGTCTGTCCAGATTCATTCttagaaattgaaaaaaaaaaaaaaaaaaaacaaaacaaaaccagCAGCCCTTTAAACTCTCCCTCTGTCACTCTCCCTCCCCCTCCCTTTTTCTTCTGGCCGGCAAGCCTCCTGCAACCATGGCCTGCCGGCGAGGCGTCCCTCCCACCCTGGGCGACGCCGGCGAGCTGCCAGCTGGCCGGAGCAGCACCGGCAGTGGCGCAAATGGAGGAGTTTTCCTGCTCAACGCGCACACAATGGGCAGCAACTTCTCGACgggattccggcttcatccgacatccgatcgaggcgattcaagtggcgttggaaagcttgttccgagagctttcttttgatactcattttgcagcaaatggaggtcggatgagtgagatatggaggaatgaagtttcgggtttttcaagcttttaggtcagatctaggacgatccgagaccacttatggactgagggagaggagaggagaggaacatgatggtatgacTAGATCTGGCAAATGTCATCGGTGGCTTCGGTGAgctttggagatgattcaacttctagaggcttcctcataatttttgaaatttttgagacacagacaaGCTTcaggtaagattattttcattatttctctgtctgttgagtataaatgcagtgtttcttaaacagaaaaaattggagaaaaattctaagaaaaatatatgatgaaagtaaaattatttagagatattctatggtgtttgttaaatttttgagtgattatagaatatttttgaaaaatatagatagattttagatagatttttagcatataggcatataagattatttaaaattatgatatttaaattttatatgattggttgaagcttgaggatggaggtttaaatatgtgaatattgaattggattgaattaagaatatgttagctgttggaaacttatgaaattgattaatattcttgaataaaatattcgtagtagcttagaaaattataattccttttcattagcttagtaatattgctaaggaccgcagggcaaagttttgaaatttttagagctcgtttgggtagtttttgcaaaagggttaaattataaggactaaactgtaatttttcatattgtgattgttgactgtttggatgggcccaggaggggccttgtgatgtgattgagttgtgattgtgtgattagcggatatagaagtgtattttgaagccttttgcaagttgggtaggtcctaggtataggggagactctgctgaattttcgacacaaattaggatgtgtttgcctctttaaaatttatttttaaatgaattagcactaataaattcacaataaaatAATGCAGGTAATCAAGGTCAACTATCTTCCTTCACCCAACCTCTACAATTGTCTCtgatgtactgtgagtaaaatattaattttaattgtaatttcgatattattatatgttcaagcatgcccatgcatcacttatatgtatatatctatgtaattaaactctaggcacgttttatattgcattcataattgttaaagtgccatggatattgtttgtggtaatttggagcagtgtgcgtgcattggcgtgcgtgtggtatggtgttggatatggacaggacgggtagacatagcttgagatctttgctgagacccggtccttcgaggtagacacggcttgagttcttcgctgggaccccgtatttggtttattaagtgaaagtctagcttgagatctttgctggcagaggttggattaagagggatgtataggggatcagctcccatatatgtattgtctgACActctcgggtgtgtgagtgctccaaattgcctttttgatgtgttttgtatgaaatttatgacgatgttatatttcactctacagggtgcattagctttagatagctatagagattatggttaaaattaatattttactctctgagtcaaatgctcactcctgttcaccatatttttccaggctacaggagaagaCCTTTTTTAGAATAACCTGTTCCTTCCCTTGCaggttatgaaaataaaaatttcttaactgtattattattattattatctaaatttataatttagaactccgcatgtactattagtaacattaatcctgtcagggactatatgaatttaagtttttgtattaacaaatgaaaaatttttatgagtcttgaatagtttgtaaatgatgtaacagggttgagctgggctcccctaattttagtttcggaTAATTGCTGGGCTAAAGTTGacccaaaataaaattataatagtttaatttaaataattttatatgcatattgggcctaaattgtgggcctggtcatgggtttgagaacagtaaggcttactacgggcctcgggggctttgtACCGACCCAGGTACcagtgctggtccggcccataggttgggtcatgataagagtggtatcaaagcttaggctctagattcatgggaaagaatatacttgggagtgtaaaacGAGTCTTGTTatgatgttacatgcggagtatagaattctgttttgtctttttctgtaattctttgtttctagattctgcgttatacctcagGAAATATAAGAATACCTCAATTAGTGTCTtcattttcgtggagtacatagaaatgtgaaatagatttagcaaacGTATTGAGGTCTACCATGAAAATACgtactccaataaatactatatttttatcagtatgggtttaagtggtatgcccatttcgtgcaaggcacgagcaCATAAAGGTGATTTTGGCAATATAGTTGCTTCAGATGGgagtgaggataccactgctaatagtcatcagtggatgacccagtcagaataagtttatgacaatagtagattcaagagagataagaaattaggagatttAGTCTGTCAGGGCataccgtagtaactatgcaatatgctCGAAGTTTATGCTGTAAGCTGCATATTATAGTACTaacatgaaattattgtgtagagctacatgcatccccgtggtgctcaataatgagggtgtttgcggatggcctctattttggtacagttatgccagaatagagttctatatctgcaaaggagttgggaactcctagttaaggatctagagctagaatatcgaaaggtcacagttggatgGTAATTAGAGTCAGTGACTTGGTTAccttagcatgagctagagttacatcaagagtttccATCAGACCAGAAGTtgtggattagttgcaaagtaaaggtgacatctatagagtgagatCATCTGGTCTTCAGTAtgaaattttggatggttttgccAGTACtacagacgttttgcttagagcttagtgagaatagtataccttgtgtgtatcagcaaggtgtaaagtacaacttTACTACCtatagaaggtcgaaactatgaattgatgatttatagagctatgatatgataagagagtcattaatttgacatggttttgg includes:
- the LOC110631962 gene encoding 2-oxoglutarate-dependent dioxygenase 19 — encoded protein: MAETASFLVSSNPSPTLPQNITTIRTIAESPGLTSIPSAYTFTPTPHDQVVSETQVSLPVIDYSLLTSGTPHQRSKIVHDLGKACQNWGFFLMINHGVPESLVRSMIDGCRGFFDLPEEEKEEYRGKHVLDPIRCGTSFNASVEKVFFWKDFLKILSHPVFHSPSKPAGFSETSLEYSKRAREVARKLLKGISESLGLEPNYVEKALNLEQGLQVIAANFYPPCPQPELAMGMPPHSDHGLLTFLIHNGISGLQVQHKGKWVNINGIPNSILVNIGDHLEILSNGKYRSVLHRAMVNNKATRISIAIAHGPSLDTVVSPAPELLEIEKKAAAYIGIKYKEYLEIHQSNKLDEKCNLDRLRI